The Pseudomonas sp. GD03919 region GGATCGTATCTACAAGCTGGCCCTGGAGAAACCAGGCTATGGCGTGTTCGTCACTGCCCGCCTGCCGGAGCGCGAGGCGTTGTTCAAATGGGTTGGCCCCATCGGCCCGGACGACTGGGTGCTACTGGCCAAGGGCGACAGCCCGGTCAACCTGGCCAGTCTGGATGAGGCCAAGCAGTATCGCATCGGTGCCTACAAGGGCGATGCCATCTCCCAATACCTCACCGAGAAGGGCGTCGAACACAGCACCTCGCTGCGTGATCAGGAAAATGCGCGCAAGCTGATGGCTGGTCAGATCGATCTCTGGGCCACTGGTGACCCGGCCGGCCGTTACCTGGCCAAGCAGGAGGGTATTTCCGGTCTGCGTACGGTATTGCGCTTCGACAGCGCCGAGCTGTACCTGGCGCTGAACAAGGAAATGCCTGACGAGATCGTCGCCAAGCTGCAGGCCGCGCTGGATCAGATGCGCGCCGAAGGCTTTGTCGACGAGACGCTGAACAACTACCTGTAAGCACCGAACACGCGACCGGCCACGAGCCGGTCGCTGGCCATGGATGGCAGAGCCGCTGAGTGCCAATGAGCGGGCTCGGGCCCATGCAGGGATGTCGCTAGCCATAACCAAAATCATGCGAGCGGTACGTCTTATGCTGAATACTCTGAAGAAAAGCCTGTTTGTCGCTTTGTTCATGCTTTGCGGTTCCGCGCACGCGGAGTTGCCGCAGGATTACAAGGTGGTGCTGCTAACCGAGAATTTCCCGCCCTTCAACATGGCGGTGGACGACAAGAACTTCGCCCGTGACGACGGCATCGATGGCATCAGTGCCGACATCGTACGCGAAATGTTCAAGCGTGCCGGCATCGATTACACCCTGACCCTGCGCTTCCCCTGGGATCGCCTCTATCGCCTGACCCTGGACAAGCCCAACTACGGGCTGTTCTCCACCACCTATACCGAAGAGCGCAAGCCGCTGTTCAAATGGGTGGGCCCACTGGCCAAGAC contains the following coding sequences:
- a CDS encoding substrate-binding periplasmic protein is translated as MFKRLLVALGGTLVVLTGVARAEVDPNFNVVLLTENFPPYNMAVNGKNFAQEENIDGIAVDIVREMFKRAGVQYSLTLRFPWDRIYKLALEKPGYGVFVTARLPEREALFKWVGPIGPDDWVLLAKGDSPVNLASLDEAKQYRIGAYKGDAISQYLTEKGVEHSTSLRDQENARKLMAGQIDLWATGDPAGRYLAKQEGISGLRTVLRFDSAELYLALNKEMPDEIVAKLQAALDQMRAEGFVDETLNNYL